A portion of the Tenacibaculum todarodis genome contains these proteins:
- a CDS encoding ABC transporter ATP-binding protein, whose protein sequence is MIVAKNIHKYYGEVEVLKGVNLHIKKGEIVAIVGPSGAGKTTLLQILGTLDKPLKEEEFQLFVDGISIKDLSDKEISKFRNKHIGFIFQFHQLLPEFTALENVCIPAFIGNKPKAATEKRAKELLEFLGLSHRENHKPNQLSGGEQQRVAVARALINEPSVIFADEPSGNLDSTSAENLHKLFFELRDKLGQTFVLVTHNKELAAMADRTLTMKDGVIV, encoded by the coding sequence ATGATTGTAGCAAAAAATATTCATAAATATTACGGAGAAGTCGAAGTTTTAAAAGGCGTAAACCTTCATATTAAAAAAGGCGAAATAGTTGCCATTGTTGGTCCATCTGGAGCAGGTAAAACAACACTCTTACAAATTTTAGGAACTTTAGATAAACCGCTGAAAGAAGAAGAATTTCAACTCTTTGTAGACGGAATATCAATTAAAGATTTATCCGATAAAGAGATATCTAAATTCAGAAATAAACACATTGGTTTTATATTTCAATTTCATCAGTTATTACCAGAATTTACGGCCTTAGAAAACGTTTGTATTCCTGCATTTATTGGCAATAAACCAAAAGCAGCAACAGAAAAAAGAGCTAAAGAGTTATTAGAATTCTTAGGTTTATCGCATCGAGAAAATCACAAACCTAATCAACTTTCTGGAGGAGAACAACAACGCGTTGCAGTTGCAAGAGCATTAATTAATGAGCCTTCAGTAATTTTTGCCGATGAACCTTCTGGAAATCTAGATTCTACTTCCGCAGAAAACCTACACAAACTATTTTTTGAATTGCGTGATAAATTAGGACAAACCTTTGTTCTTGTTACGCATAACAAAGAACTTGCTGCAATGGCAGACAGAACTTTGACAATGAAAGATGGCGTTATAGTGTAA
- a CDS encoding DUF5916 domain-containing protein translates to MYRIALFLLVIFFFSEENYAQEINTNRKKIEATRISKSPKIDGDLNDSAWKNAPLANDFIMMRPTNGDAEPASHKTEVKLIYDDNAIYVSAKMLAPNPSKIPAEFNNRDNIGNADFFMLMVNPNDDGQNPTMFIVTASGVQVDSKVSNGNEDYNWNAVWESAHKITDTGWVIEMKIPYRALRFANEDVQSWGINFHREVRNLNARFTWNHIDNTQGRWTQYDGLYQNFKNIKPPTRLAFYPYASVISETYDGHTIADWNVGMDVKYGLTENFTLDATLIPDFSQAGFDNVELNLGPFEQQFSEQRQFFTEGTELFSKGRLFYSRRIGAHPIDQFSGDRNLIEEDVFTNGKRTNEEITDEPGKVQMLNAIKISGRTKGGLGIGFFNAITDKTEITIEKTEEEDLGGGQIQTTTTTRKETTNPFSNYNILVLDQQFNQNSAVTLINTNVTRNGKFRDANATGLLWHLEDNGSNYNIDGGFKMTSISDDIDNPNTGYAFDTSIGKHSGKWRGEIGYNFENKDYNPNDMGILFSNNEQTLYGYLGYRYLKPKGKINELYHNFSYNVNFLHESGVYTGTYLGYNFQVQTKKRFGYGGNINFNSERKDFFEPRQGSTSGVFFLRPQSLNVNHWGSSDYRKKFAYDYDLYFTHNKNNAKESYGFGISPRYRFTNQFSLVYRLNYNKTNNDQGFVNEITADDVADDASLAPYQDKIIFGQRDRTSYNNSLTGKYSFSTKSSLSLSFRHNWSKVPYKEQFFTLENDGTLAKTIYQDNYDVNFNSWNLDLNYLWQFAPGSQLIAFYRNSIFNDSDNANHTFTENLDELFQEPNQHIFSLRFVYFIDYNNIKNIF, encoded by the coding sequence ATGTATAGAATTGCCTTATTTTTATTGGTAATCTTCTTCTTTTCTGAAGAAAATTACGCTCAAGAAATTAATACAAATCGAAAAAAAATTGAAGCTACAAGAATTAGTAAATCTCCTAAAATTGATGGGGATTTAAATGATTCTGCTTGGAAAAATGCTCCTTTAGCTAATGATTTTATAATGATGCGTCCTACAAATGGAGATGCTGAACCTGCTTCGCATAAAACGGAAGTAAAGTTGATTTATGATGACAATGCAATTTATGTAAGTGCAAAAATGTTGGCTCCAAATCCTTCTAAAATTCCTGCAGAATTTAACAATAGAGACAATATTGGAAATGCAGATTTTTTTATGTTAATGGTAAATCCAAATGATGATGGTCAAAACCCAACTATGTTTATTGTTACTGCTTCTGGTGTTCAGGTAGATTCTAAAGTATCTAACGGTAACGAAGATTATAATTGGAATGCTGTTTGGGAAAGTGCTCATAAAATTACAGATACTGGCTGGGTTATAGAAATGAAAATACCTTACAGAGCTTTACGTTTTGCTAATGAAGATGTACAGTCTTGGGGAATTAACTTTCATAGAGAAGTAAGAAATTTAAACGCTCGTTTTACGTGGAATCATATTGATAACACGCAAGGAAGATGGACACAATACGATGGTTTGTACCAAAATTTTAAAAATATAAAACCACCAACTCGTCTAGCATTTTATCCTTATGCATCGGTTATTTCTGAAACGTATGACGGACATACAATTGCTGATTGGAATGTTGGTATGGACGTAAAATATGGTTTAACAGAAAACTTTACACTAGATGCAACCTTAATTCCAGATTTTAGCCAAGCTGGTTTTGATAATGTGGAATTAAATCTAGGACCATTTGAACAACAATTTTCTGAACAACGTCAATTTTTTACAGAAGGAACAGAATTATTTTCGAAAGGAAGGTTATTTTATTCAAGAAGAATTGGAGCACACCCAATAGATCAATTTTCTGGTGATAGAAATTTAATAGAAGAAGATGTTTTTACAAACGGAAAAAGAACCAATGAAGAAATTACTGATGAACCTGGAAAAGTTCAAATGTTAAACGCAATTAAAATTTCTGGTAGAACAAAAGGCGGCTTAGGAATTGGTTTTTTCAACGCAATTACAGACAAAACAGAGATAACCATAGAAAAAACTGAAGAAGAAGATCTTGGTGGTGGACAAATACAAACTACTACTACAACTAGAAAAGAAACTACAAATCCGTTTTCTAACTATAATATTTTAGTTTTAGATCAACAGTTTAATCAAAACTCGGCAGTAACTTTAATTAATACAAATGTTACGCGTAATGGTAAATTTAGAGATGCAAATGCAACAGGTTTATTATGGCACTTAGAAGACAATGGAAGTAATTATAATATTGATGGAGGTTTTAAAATGACTAGTATTTCTGATGACATAGACAACCCAAACACAGGTTATGCATTTGACACAAGTATTGGAAAACATTCTGGTAAATGGCGTGGAGAAATTGGGTATAATTTTGAAAACAAAGACTACAACCCAAATGATATGGGAATTTTGTTCAGCAATAATGAGCAAACCTTATATGGTTATTTAGGATATAGATACCTTAAACCAAAAGGAAAAATTAATGAATTATACCATAACTTTTCTTACAATGTAAATTTCTTGCATGAATCTGGAGTTTATACAGGAACTTATTTAGGATACAATTTTCAAGTACAAACCAAAAAACGTTTTGGTTATGGAGGTAACATAAACTTTAATTCTGAAAGAAAAGATTTCTTTGAACCAAGACAAGGATCTACAAGTGGTGTTTTCTTTTTAAGGCCACAAAGTTTAAATGTTAATCATTGGGGTTCTTCAGATTATAGAAAGAAATTTGCGTATGATTATGATTTGTATTTCACACATAATAAAAACAACGCAAAAGAATCTTACGGCTTTGGAATCTCACCTAGATATCGATTTACAAATCAATTTTCTTTAGTGTATCGTTTAAACTATAACAAAACCAATAACGATCAAGGCTTTGTAAATGAAATAACGGCAGATGATGTGGCAGATGACGCTTCACTAGCTCCATACCAAGACAAAATTATCTTTGGGCAAAGAGACAGAACTTCATATAACAATTCACTTACAGGAAAATATAGCTTTAGCACAAAATCTTCACTATCGTTATCATTTAGACATAACTGGAGTAAAGTACCTTATAAAGAACAATTTTTCACCTTAGAAAACGATGGAACTTTAGCTAAAACTATTTACCAAGACAATTATGATGTTAACTTTAATAGCTGGAATTTAGACCTAAATTACCTTTGGCAATTTGCACCAGGAAGTCAATTAATAGCATTCTACAGGAACTCTATTTTTAATGACAGTGATAACGCAAACCACACTTTTACAGAAAACTTAGATGAGTTATTTCAAGAACCAAACCAACATATATTTTCTTTACGTTTTGTCTATTTTATAGATTACAACAACATTAAAAACATCTTTTAG
- the sucC gene encoding ADP-forming succinate--CoA ligase subunit beta, whose translation MNLHEYQGKEILNSFGVRIQRGIVASTPEEAVNAAKKLTEETGTGWHVIKAQVHAGGRGKGGGVKLAKNLDEVKSISNDILGMMLITPQTSAEGKLVNQVLICEDVYYPGDSEPDEYYISVLLNRATGKNMIMYSTEGGMDIETVAEETPHLIFTEEIDPLLGIMPFQARKVAFNLGLSGVAFKEMTKFVTNLYKAYIGSDSSMFEINPVLKTSDSKIMAVDAKVSLDENALYRHKDYAEMRDLREENPIEVEAKAAGLNYVDLDGNVGCMVNGAGLAMGTMDLIKESGGEPANFLDVGGTADAARVETAFGIILKDTNVKAILVNIFGGIVRCDRVAQGVVDAYKSMGDRINVPIICRLQGTNAVEAKELIDNSGMEIISATEFQEAADKVAEVLGA comes from the coding sequence ATGAACTTACACGAATACCAAGGTAAAGAAATATTAAACAGTTTTGGCGTTAGAATACAACGCGGAATTGTAGCTAGTACTCCAGAAGAAGCTGTTAACGCAGCAAAAAAGTTAACTGAAGAAACCGGAACAGGTTGGCACGTTATTAAAGCACAGGTTCACGCAGGTGGTCGTGGTAAAGGTGGTGGTGTTAAGTTGGCTAAAAACTTAGACGAGGTAAAAAGCATTTCTAATGATATTTTAGGAATGATGTTAATTACACCTCAAACTTCTGCAGAAGGAAAGTTAGTAAATCAAGTTTTAATTTGTGAGGACGTATATTATCCTGGAGATTCTGAGCCGGATGAATATTATATTTCTGTTTTATTAAATAGAGCTACTGGTAAAAATATGATTATGTATTCTACTGAAGGTGGAATGGATATTGAAACTGTTGCAGAGGAAACTCCACATTTAATTTTTACAGAAGAAATAGATCCTTTATTAGGGATTATGCCTTTTCAAGCACGTAAAGTTGCTTTTAACTTAGGTTTATCTGGTGTTGCTTTTAAGGAAATGACAAAGTTTGTTACTAATTTATATAAAGCATACATTGGTTCTGATTCTTCAATGTTTGAAATTAACCCAGTATTAAAAACATCGGATTCTAAAATTATGGCAGTAGATGCTAAAGTTTCTTTAGATGAAAATGCATTATATAGACATAAAGATTATGCAGAAATGCGTGATTTACGTGAAGAAAACCCAATTGAAGTTGAAGCTAAAGCTGCAGGTTTAAACTATGTAGATTTAGATGGAAACGTTGGATGTATGGTAAACGGAGCTGGTTTAGCAATGGGAACTATGGACTTAATTAAAGAGTCTGGTGGAGAACCAGCTAACTTTTTAGATGTTGGTGGAACTGCTGATGCTGCAAGAGTAGAAACTGCTTTTGGTATTATTTTAAAAGACACAAACGTAAAAGCAATTTTAGTAAATATCTTTGGTGGTATTGTACGTTGTGATAGAGTAGCACAAGGTGTTGTAGATGCTTACAAAAGTATGGGAGACAGAATTAATGTACCTATTATTTGTAGATTACAAGGAACAAATGCTGTTGAGGCAAAAGAGTTAATTGACAATTCTGGAATGGAAATTATTTCTGCTACAGAATTCCAAGAAGCTGCAGATAAAGTTGCTGAAGTATTAGGAGCTTAA
- a CDS encoding LysR substrate-binding domain-containing protein: protein MTIQQIKYFLVLAKELHFWNTAEKVFISQSSLSRQIQALEDELQIQLFERDKRNVKLTNAGKFLQEQWREEIKEFDQIIRQAKKIDEGKAGTISITYPGSIAYEFLPKFLEVLSNNLPDLKIELTEPIDENHEKLLLNFQTDIAFSRDKIKNVNIDSQKLYSEPICLVVPKNHRLNKKNLTGLENEKFIISGLHQTTFFASLLRSWFSKNGIEPKTIIESDFGGMIINLVSKGLGISILPLSFKSAQAENVEFIELEEKIDLYINWRKKELNNTIKKVVEYSKFIGKK, encoded by the coding sequence ATGACAATTCAACAAATAAAATATTTTTTAGTTCTTGCCAAGGAACTTCATTTCTGGAATACGGCAGAGAAAGTTTTTATATCACAATCTTCATTAAGCAGACAAATCCAAGCTTTGGAAGATGAACTACAAATACAACTTTTTGAACGGGACAAGAGAAATGTCAAGCTTACAAATGCGGGTAAATTTCTTCAAGAACAATGGAGAGAGGAAATTAAAGAGTTTGACCAAATAATAAGACAGGCAAAAAAAATTGACGAAGGAAAAGCGGGAACTATTTCTATAACGTATCCGGGTTCTATCGCTTATGAATTTTTACCAAAATTCTTGGAGGTTTTAAGCAATAATCTACCTGATTTAAAAATAGAATTAACTGAACCTATAGACGAAAATCACGAAAAGCTTTTATTAAACTTTCAAACTGATATAGCATTTAGTAGAGATAAAATTAAAAATGTAAATATCGACTCTCAAAAACTTTATTCTGAACCAATTTGTTTGGTTGTCCCTAAAAACCATAGGTTAAACAAAAAGAATTTGACTGGATTAGAGAACGAAAAGTTTATTATTTCGGGTTTACACCAAACCACTTTTTTTGCTTCGTTATTAAGGTCGTGGTTTTCAAAAAATGGAATTGAACCCAAAACCATAATTGAATCGGATTTTGGAGGAATGATAATAAATCTCGTTTCCAAAGGACTTGGAATCTCTATTTTGCCATTGTCGTTTAAATCGGCTCAAGCAGAAAATGTTGAGTTTATAGAATTAGAAGAAAAAATAGATTTATACATAAACTGGCGAAAAAAGGAACTGAACAACACAATTAAAAAAGTAGTTGAATATTCCAAATTTATAGGAAAAAAATAA
- a CDS encoding LysE family translocator — protein MGIENLMTFIVTALFFIMTPGIDTVFVLNKSIGQGRKSGIYATFGINTGVLVHTFFAALGLSVLIAKSTIAFSLIKFLGAGYLIYLGFLKLKNKEGFFPADNKKFSKNSKNDFWTGFLTNTLNPKVALFFLAFFPQFINVNQMDNPIPFLLLGITYALIGIVWFLILTLFASVFSQKLKSNLKSGCWLNKLSGLVFIVMGIKIALAKI, from the coding sequence ATGGGAATTGAAAATTTAATGACATTTATAGTGACGGCTTTGTTTTTTATTATGACGCCAGGAATTGACACAGTTTTTGTTTTAAATAAATCTATAGGTCAAGGAAGAAAGTCAGGCATTTATGCTACATTTGGTATAAATACAGGTGTTTTGGTGCATACATTTTTTGCTGCATTAGGATTGTCTGTTCTTATTGCGAAATCTACTATTGCATTTAGTTTAATCAAATTTCTTGGTGCAGGATATCTGATTTATTTAGGTTTTTTAAAGTTGAAGAACAAAGAAGGATTTTTTCCAGCTGATAATAAAAAGTTTAGCAAGAATTCAAAAAATGATTTCTGGACTGGATTTTTAACTAATACTTTAAATCCGAAAGTTGCATTATTCTTTTTAGCATTTTTCCCTCAATTTATTAATGTAAATCAAATGGACAATCCTATTCCGTTTCTATTATTGGGAATAACTTATGCCTTAATCGGGATTGTATGGTTTTTGATTTTGACATTATTCGCTAGTGTTTTCAGTCAAAAGTTAAAAAGTAATCTTAAATCAGGATGTTGGTTAAATAAATTGAGTGGTTTGGTCTTTATAGTTATGGGAATAAAAATAGCATTAGCTAAAATTTAA
- the uvrB gene encoding excinuclease ABC subunit UvrB, whose translation MDFKLVSNFSPTGDQPEAIKQLTNGIFSEEKHQTLLGVTGSGKTFTVANVVEKINRPTLVLAHNKTLAAQLYSEFKQFFPENAVEYFVSYYDYYQPEAYIPVTGTYIEKDLSINEDIERLRLSTTSSLLSGRRDVLVVASVSCLYGIGNPVEFKKNVINIEVDQQIPRTKFLHLLVTSLYSRTEIEVKSGTFKVKGDVVTIYPSYGDNGYRVHFFGDEIEEIESIDIESNTIVERFENLTIYPANLFVTSPDVLQNAIHLIQDDMVKQVDYFKEIGKHLEAKRLKERTEFDLEMIRELGYCSGIENYSRYLDGREPGTRPFCLLDYFPDDYLMVIDESHVTIPQTHAMYGGDRSRKENLVEFGFRLPAAMDNRPLKFEEFEEIQNQTIYVSATPADYELQKTEGVFVEQVIRPTGLLDPVIEIRPSLNQIDDLIEEIQIRVEKDERTLVTTLTKRMAEELAKYLSRIQVRCRYIHSDVDTLERVEIMQDLRKGLFDVLIGVNLLREGLDLPEVSLVAILDADKEGFLRSHRSLTQTIGRAARNVNGIAILYADKMTKSMQKTIDETDRRREKQIAYNTKHNITPTQINKKIDDALTKGTVTSYHYDNAAQKAAEQELEYLPKETIEKRIREKRKQMEAAAKELDFIVAAQLRDEIKVLKENL comes from the coding sequence ATGGATTTTAAACTTGTATCTAACTTCTCTCCTACTGGAGATCAACCAGAAGCAATTAAACAACTTACTAACGGAATATTTTCCGAAGAAAAACACCAAACTTTATTAGGTGTTACTGGTTCTGGTAAAACGTTTACTGTAGCAAATGTTGTAGAAAAAATCAATCGTCCAACATTGGTTTTAGCACATAATAAAACATTGGCGGCGCAATTATATTCAGAATTTAAACAGTTTTTTCCAGAAAACGCTGTAGAGTATTTTGTTTCTTATTATGATTACTATCAACCAGAAGCATATATTCCAGTAACTGGAACTTATATAGAGAAAGATTTATCTATTAATGAAGATATAGAACGCTTACGTTTAAGTACAACCTCTTCCCTACTTTCTGGTCGTAGAGATGTTTTAGTTGTAGCATCTGTTTCCTGTTTATATGGTATTGGAAATCCTGTAGAATTTAAGAAAAATGTTATAAATATTGAGGTTGACCAACAAATTCCAAGAACAAAATTTTTACACCTTTTAGTAACCAGTTTATATTCCAGAACAGAAATTGAAGTAAAAAGCGGAACTTTTAAAGTAAAAGGAGATGTGGTTACCATTTATCCATCTTATGGAGATAATGGATATCGTGTTCACTTTTTTGGAGATGAAATTGAAGAAATTGAAAGTATAGATATAGAAAGTAACACAATTGTAGAACGTTTTGAAAACCTAACAATTTATCCTGCAAATTTATTCGTTACTTCACCTGATGTATTACAAAACGCCATTCATTTAATTCAAGATGATATGGTAAAACAAGTAGATTATTTTAAAGAAATTGGGAAACATTTAGAAGCTAAACGCTTAAAAGAACGTACCGAATTCGATTTAGAAATGATACGCGAATTGGGTTATTGTTCTGGAATTGAAAACTATTCTCGTTATTTAGATGGTAGAGAACCAGGAACAAGACCTTTCTGTTTATTAGATTATTTTCCTGACGATTATTTAATGGTTATTGATGAAAGCCACGTAACCATTCCGCAAACGCACGCAATGTATGGTGGCGATAGAAGTAGAAAAGAAAATTTAGTTGAATTTGGTTTTAGATTACCAGCTGCAATGGATAATAGACCATTAAAGTTTGAAGAGTTTGAAGAAATTCAGAATCAAACAATTTATGTTTCTGCAACTCCTGCCGATTATGAGCTGCAAAAAACCGAAGGTGTTTTTGTAGAACAAGTAATTAGACCAACTGGTTTATTAGATCCAGTTATAGAAATTAGACCAAGTTTAAATCAGATTGATGATTTAATTGAAGAAATACAAATCCGTGTAGAAAAAGACGAACGTACCTTAGTTACAACACTAACTAAACGAATGGCAGAAGAATTAGCAAAATATTTAAGCCGAATTCAAGTGCGTTGCCGTTATATACATTCTGATGTAGATACTTTAGAACGTGTAGAAATAATGCAAGATTTACGTAAAGGTTTGTTCGATGTCTTGATTGGTGTAAACTTATTACGTGAAGGTTTAGATTTACCTGAAGTTTCTTTAGTTGCCATTTTAGATGCTGATAAAGAAGGTTTTTTACGTTCGCATCGTTCACTGACTCAAACTATTGGTAGAGCTGCCAGAAACGTAAACGGAATCGCAATTTTATATGCTGATAAAATGACCAAAAGCATGCAAAAAACTATTGACGAAACCGATAGAAGGCGCGAAAAGCAGATTGCATACAATACAAAACATAATATTACACCAACTCAAATTAATAAAAAGATAGATGATGCTTTAACCAAAGGAACTGTTACTTCTTATCACTATGACAATGCCGCGCAAAAAGCTGCAGAACAAGAATTGGAATACTTACCAAAAGAAACTATTGAAAAACGTATTAGAGAAAAACGCAAACAAATGGAAGCTGCTGCAAAAGAATTAGATTTTATTGTTGCTGCACAATTACGTGATGAAATTAAAGTTTTAAAAGAAAATTTGTAG
- a CDS encoding T9SS type B sorting domain-containing protein, translating to MKKVFPLILFFFAVMSHSQNQTNVWYFGENAGISFENQTPTSLNNGNINTLEGCSTFSDANGNLFFYTDGVTLWNKEHQIMQYSNGSNATDLLGNPSSTQSALTIPHPTNNSLFYLFTIGDLTNNNGLNVYTIDSIKNNGLGEVVSGPINLSINENYRNNWSERLTAVQTSNCNSFWLVSQSGNTFISYKIDENGLNTNPITSSTSYTPESKSGYLKISPDGTKLAIADAQHYEDNYGVVLFDFNDETGKVSENGELISTKIEDGTPYGIEFSKTSNKLYVSTYSYFRNSTTDPITSTYKLFQFDVLSSNVKESKETIYTNNNGFRGALQLASNGKIYASITKAYLNGGVEYLSVIDNPDENAQEVLFTKDAVYLNGNKATQGLPPFIQSFFSSTTILDDATEEIINNEPQTYFLDENHILRSGTIETNTTYIWKKDGEIIGNEATLNISEGIYGSGLYELEVVLSSCKKVTASVTISFLEKTIIIYENCDTDENVTDGITTFHLQTKREALARNINDYTVTFFEKNDTSFSNPLPNEYRNEESPIEHEIIAKITNNTTNQENLETLKLQVLPTVIEDFSILYTIEEDLNANEVNPQFSLGSGDANIDFTIKIEQIKNLYSLYNLDIELYKTFSDAKNEVNEITQTSENNYFTDNSEVFVKLNYNGLNCENSIGKFKITVLKLPEPLGIETPLSLCSKENNTLLLDANTDILNDTYKWYLNNELIENATDPSYIPSEAGTYKVITYRNYPQLNQQVAGFNTFIVENSQNIKITSLKYNNDENNITVIVEESDDYEYSLDNINFYNSYGNSFTFNNVENGLHTVYVKRINGCINTVSQEISVFKVQNFITPNNDGINDTWKVDISKNPNYSNVYITIFDRFGKILKTLKNDEWDGTFNGQDLPPKTYWYTLKLEDVNGNFTETKGSISLIRN from the coding sequence ATGAAGAAAGTATTCCCCCTGATACTATTTTTCTTTGCTGTTATGTCACATTCCCAAAACCAAACAAATGTTTGGTATTTTGGAGAAAATGCTGGTATTAGTTTTGAGAATCAAACTCCCACAAGTTTAAACAACGGAAACATCAATACTTTAGAAGGATGTTCTACTTTCTCTGACGCAAACGGAAATTTATTTTTTTATACAGACGGAGTTACTCTTTGGAATAAAGAGCATCAGATAATGCAATATTCCAACGGTTCAAATGCAACTGATCTATTAGGAAACCCTTCTAGCACACAATCTGCATTAACAATACCACATCCAACAAATAATTCGCTTTTTTATCTTTTTACTATAGGAGATTTAACCAATAACAATGGTTTAAATGTGTATACAATTGATAGCATTAAAAATAATGGATTAGGAGAAGTTGTTTCAGGACCAATAAATTTATCAATAAATGAAAACTACAGAAACAATTGGTCAGAAAGGTTAACTGCAGTTCAAACGAGCAACTGTAATTCGTTTTGGTTAGTATCTCAGTCAGGAAATACATTTATTTCTTATAAAATTGATGAGAATGGGCTAAACACTAATCCAATTACATCTTCAACTTCCTATACACCAGAGTCTAAAAGTGGTTATTTAAAAATTTCTCCAGATGGAACCAAATTAGCGATTGCTGATGCACAACATTATGAAGACAATTATGGTGTAGTTTTATTTGATTTTAATGATGAAACAGGTAAAGTTTCTGAAAATGGAGAATTGATTTCAACTAAAATAGAAGACGGAACACCTTACGGAATAGAATTCTCCAAAACATCAAACAAATTATACGTTTCTACGTATAGTTATTTTAGAAATTCTACCACTGATCCAATTACTTCAACCTATAAATTATTTCAATTTGACGTACTTTCCAGCAATGTAAAAGAATCTAAAGAAACTATTTATACTAACAATAATGGTTTTAGAGGAGCGTTACAATTAGCATCTAACGGAAAAATTTACGCTTCTATTACCAAAGCTTATTTAAATGGTGGAGTTGAATATTTAAGTGTGATAGATAATCCAGATGAAAATGCGCAAGAAGTTCTTTTCACAAAAGATGCTGTTTACTTAAATGGTAATAAAGCAACCCAAGGCTTACCTCCATTTATTCAATCATTTTTCTCTTCAACTACTATTTTAGATGATGCAACTGAAGAAATTATTAACAATGAACCACAAACTTACTTTCTAGATGAAAACCATATTCTTAGGTCAGGAACTATTGAAACTAATACAACTTATATTTGGAAAAAAGATGGTGAAATAATAGGAAATGAAGCTACTTTAAATATTTCTGAAGGAATTTACGGAAGTGGACTTTACGAACTAGAAGTAGTACTTTCTTCATGTAAAAAAGTTACAGCAAGCGTAACTATTAGTTTTCTAGAAAAAACAATTATTATTTATGAGAACTGTGATACTGATGAAAACGTAACAGATGGTATTACTACATTTCATTTACAAACTAAAAGAGAAGCATTAGCAAGAAACATTAATGATTATACAGTAACTTTTTTTGAAAAAAACGATACTTCATTCTCCAACCCTTTACCTAATGAATATAGAAATGAAGAGAGTCCTATAGAGCATGAAATTATCGCCAAAATAACAAATAACACTACTAACCAAGAAAATTTAGAAACTTTAAAACTACAAGTTCTTCCTACTGTTATAGAAGATTTTTCAATCTTATATACTATTGAAGAAGATTTAAATGCTAATGAAGTTAACCCTCAATTTAGTTTAGGTTCTGGAGATGCAAATATTGATTTTACAATTAAAATTGAACAGATAAAAAATTTATACTCTTTATATAATCTTGACATTGAGCTTTACAAAACTTTTAGCGATGCTAAAAATGAAGTAAATGAAATTACTCAAACCTCAGAAAACAATTATTTTACAGATAATTCAGAAGTATTTGTAAAACTAAATTATAACGGTTTAAACTGTGAAAATTCAATAGGAAAATTTAAGATTACTGTATTAAAATTACCTGAACCTTTAGGTATTGAAACTCCTTTAAGTTTATGCTCAAAAGAGAACAACACCTTATTGCTAGATGCAAACACAGATATTTTAAACGACACTTATAAATGGTATCTTAATAATGAACTTATAGAAAATGCAACAGATCCTTCTTATATACCTAGTGAAGCTGGAACCTACAAAGTAATAACTTATAGAAATTACCCTCAATTAAACCAACAAGTAGCTGGCTTTAATACATTTATTGTAGAAAATTCTCAAAACATTAAAATAACCTCACTTAAATACAATAATGATGAAAATAACATTACTGTTATAGTTGAAGAGAGTGATGACTATGAATATTCTTTAGACAATATTAATTTTTACAATTCTTATGGAAATTCCTTTACATTTAATAATGTTGAAAATGGTTTACATACTGTTTATGTAAAAAGGATAAATGGTTGTATAAATACAGTTTCGCAAGAGATATCTGTATTTAAGGTTCAAAATTTTATAACACCAAATAATGACGGAATTAATGACACATGGAAAGTAGACATTTCTAAAAATCCGAACTACTCAAATGTATACATAACAATTTTTGACAGATTTGGAAAAATACTAAAAACATTAAAAAACGATGAATGGGACGGAACATTCAACGGTCAAGATTTACCGCCTAAAACTTACTGGTATACTTTAAAACTAGAAGATGTAAATGGAAATTTTACAGAAACAAAAGGCAGCATTTCTTTAATTCGAAATTAA